The segment TCTCTGCTCATACCGATCGATGGCGCGCGGCGAGTGGTAAACTCGCCGGTTCTCCGCCGATGCTACACCGGCGATGGATCGTAGTCGATCTCGATCGGGCCGTCGCGGATCCGGACGTCGAGACCGTCGATCTCCCGGATGTCGACCTCGTCCCCGCAGGGTTCGAACCGCACGTCGACGTGGTCGTCGCTGAGTGCGGACTCCCGGAGCAGTTCGCTCTCGAACTCGGACTCGTTGGCCGGCGGGGCGATCACGTCGCTCGGCGTCGCGGATTCGCCGCATTGGGGACAGACGCCGATCTCGGCGACGAGCGCCCTGATTCGCGTGAGTTCGCGCTCAGCGACGGCGCCACTGAGCTCGTAGCTCAGCCGACGGACGTTGATGATCCTGTTGCCGGCCATGTCATTACGGTAAACTTACATATTAATATAGACATCGGCTGCGATCGCCGGTCCGACGCCCGCCCTACGACTCGGCGCTACAGACCAGCGTCGGACGCCTCGTTCCGACGATCACGTCCTGCGTGACGCTACCGAAGATCGCCTTGCCCGTCGGACTGCGGTCCCGTCCCGCGACGCAGATGCAGTCGGCGTCGCGTCGCTCGGCCGTGTCCAGGAGACACAGCGCGGGGTCGCCCTGCGCACCCTCGGCCCGCACGTCGACCCCCGCCTCCTCGAGCGCCGACCGGGCCTCCGCGACCGATTCGACGTCCTCGACCGATCCCTCGTCGTCCTCGAGGACGTGGACGAGGGTCGCCCGGATCTCCTCGTGTCCCGGCAGCCCGGTGATGGCGTTCGTCTGTGCGAGCGCGCGGTCGACGTTCGCGTCCACCCCGACGACGATCTCGTACATGCCTCCCCCTACGAACTCCTCCGATTTAGCTCCCGGTGACGTACCGATCGAGATCCGCGAGGAACCGTTCGAGGACGCCGCGGGTGACGTGGGGCATACAGACCACGCGCAGCTCGCCCGCGCCGGTCCGCGAGATCCGCCAGCCGGCCTCGCGCAGCGCGTCGAACGAGACCTCGGGAACGTCCGCGGCGACGATCGGCAGCTCGGGCTCGACGACGTCGAGTCCGCGAGCCGCGCACTCCTCCGCGAGCCACTCGGCGTTCGCCCGCGCGCGTTCGTACTCCTCTCGGTAGCCGTCGGGCCAGAGCGCCTCGCAGGCGGCGACGGTGCTCGCCACGCCCGCCCCGCTTCGCGTCCCCGTCAACGAGATCTGGCTCCGCGACTCCAGATAGGGGGTCTCGACCGCGAGCGCGTCGAGGGTGCGCTGCTCGCGCGCGAGAAAGCCGCCCGCGGGTACCGCGGCCCGGCCGAGCTTATGGGGGTCGATGGTCATCGTGTCGATCCGGGCGTCGGCGAAGCTCCACTCGCGGTCGGCGAAGGGGAGGTAGAACCCGCCCCAGGCGGCGTCGACGTGCATGCGCACGTCCCGTTCCTCGGCCAGCGCGGCGATCTCGGGGATGGGGTCGACCCGGCCGTACTCGGTGGTGCCCGCGACCGCGACGACCAGCGCCGTCTCCGCGTCGATCGCCGCCTCGAGCGCCGCGAGGTCGGCCCGGCCGTCGACCGTCGGCACGAGCCGAAGCTCCACGCCCAGGAGTTCCGCCGCCTTCCGGAAGCTGAAGTGGGCGCTCTCGGGAGCGACGACGTTGACGTCGCCCGCTGTGAGGTTGCGCGCGGCCCGGACCGCCTGGATGTTCGCCTCGGTACCGCCACTGGCGACGTAGCCGTGGGGCTCCGCCAGGGAGGCGATCTCGCCCAGGAGCTCGATCGCTCGCTCCTCGAGTTCGGCGACGCCCGCGTACGTGGCCGGATCGCCCGGGTTCGTCGCGAGGAAGCGCTCGGCCGCCTCGCGTGCGTCGGGGTGTGGCGGCGTACACATCGACGAGAGCACGCGATCGAACGACTGTGGCTTCGGCGCCGACTCGGCCCGCTGCATACCCGTACGACCCACCGAGGCGTTTAGCCGCTTTCGTTCCCGGTCCCGTCTCGCCGAAACCGCCTGAAAAGACCCGATACGCGGCCGGGAAACTGAGCGGGCCTTGCGTCTCCCGGCACCGAGACTAAACGGTATGCGACCATCGTTTGATTCGCAATGGCACTGTCAAACGACGACGAGCACGGAGAAGAGCTAGAGGAAGCCAAAGAGAGCGCCGAGGCGGCGTTCGATCCGATGGCCGAGCCGGTAGTGTTCGCGGCGATCGCGTCCATCGCGTTCTCCTGGTACCTCTACTACATCAAGGGAGACAAGACCCACGGCCTCTTCGTCGGCCTGTGGGCGCCGACGCTGTTCGGTGCCGCGAACTACTTCAAGAACCTCCGGGTCGCCGAGAAGCTCGACGCTGGCCTCTCCTTCCAGTAGACCCGCGACCGATCCGCCTTCAGCGGATCGAATCGAGAAGCAACTTTTGTTCTATGCGCTTTGCCTCGTGCTGAACGTCACGAACCGCGTCGATGTTCGCGCTGATCGAGCTCACGCCGGCGTTGACGAGGAACTGCACCATCTTGGGCTTCGAGCCCGCCTGCCCGCAGATGCTCGTCTTCACGCCGTGTTCCCGGCAGGTCTCGATGGTGCTGCCGATCAACTCTAGAACGGCGGGGTGGAGCTCGTCGAACCGGTCCGCGACGTGTTCGTTGTTGCGGTCGACCGCGAGCGTGTACTGGGTGAGGTCGTTGGTACCGAACGAGGCGAAGTCGATGCCCGCCTCAGCCATTCCCTCGATGCCCAGCGCGCTCGCGGGCGTCTCGATCATCACGCCCCAGGAACGCTTCTCCGAGTCGATGCCTGCCTCCTCCATTAGCCGGCGGGCGGCGCGGACGTCGTTCGCGTCGTTGACCAGGGGGAACATGATCTCGACGTTGTCGTAGCCCATCTCGTAGAGCCGCTTGAACGCTCGGAGCTCGTGTTCGAACACGTCGGGTCGATCGAGGCTCCGCCGGATGCCCCGATAGCCGAGCATCGGGTTGTGCTCGTGGGGCTCGTCCTCGCCACCCTCGAGCTGACGGAACTCGTCGGTCGGCGCGTCGAGGGTTCGAACGCGGACGGGCCGCGGGTAGAACTCGTCGGCCACCGCCCGGATCCCCTGGACGATCTCGTCGACGTAGGCCTTCTCGCCGTTGTCGGCGATGTATTTCCCCGGCGTCTTGCCGAGCGAGAGGACCATGTGCTCGAGCCGGAGCAGGCCGACCCCGTCGGCCCCCGTCGCGGCGGCGCGCTCCGCGGCTTCCGCTATGGAGACGTTCACCTTCACCTCGGTGGCGGTCATCGGCTTCACGGGCGTCTCGGGGCGGACCTCCTCGACCGCCTCCCGTTTCACCCGCTCTTCGTCCTCGTCGCTCGCGACCGCGCCCGCCTCGACGCTGCCGCGCTCGCCGTCGATGGTGATGCGCTGGCCGTCCTCGATGACCGTGGTGGCGTTGCCGGTGCCGACCACGGCGGGAACGCCGAGCTCGCGCGAGACGATCGCCGCGTGGGAGGTCATCCCGCCCTCGTCGGTGACGATCCCGACGGCGCGTTTCATCGCCGGCACCATGTCCGGCGTCGTCATCTCCGTGACGATGATGTCGCCCTCCTCGACCTTGTCGAGCTGGTCGAGCTTGGTGACGATCCGGGCCGTCCCGCTCACCGTTCCCGGGCTCGATCCGAGTCCGTGGACGAGCTCCTCGCCCTCGGCCGGCTCGTCGTGTCCGCGTTCCTCGCGCTCCGCGAACTCGCCGCTCTGTCCCTGAGCCTGGCCGTTGCCGTCTGCGATCCCCTCCCGACCGCTCGAGTCGGCCTCCTCGATCTCGCCTCCGGCGATCGTCGTGATCGGTCGCGACTGGAGCATGAAGACGTCCCCGTCGGCGATCGCCCATTCGACGTCCTGCGGGGTCTCGTAGTGGCTTTCGACGCGCTCGCCGAGTTCGATCAGCTCCGCGAGCTCGTCGTCATCGAGCACGCGCTCGGTCCGTTTTCCCTCGGGAACCTCGCGTTCGACCGTCTCGCCGCTCTCCTCGTCGCGGACGCACATCAGCTTCTTCGTGGCGATCGTCTCCTCCTCCACGCGGCCGGTCTCGCGATCGAGGACGTAGTTATCGGGCGAGACCGAGCCCGAGACGACCGCCTCGCCGAGTCCCCACGCGGCCTCGACGATGATCCGGGGGTCGCCCGTCGAGGGGTGGCTGGTGAACATCACGCCGCTCTTCTCCGCGTCGACCATCCGCTGGACGACGACCGCGATGTTCACCTCCTCGGCGTCGAACCCCTGCCGTTTGCGGTAGTAGATCGCTCGCTGGGTGAACAACGACGCCCAACACTCCTTGACCCGATCGAGCAGTCCCTCGCGGTCGACGTTGAGGAAGGTCTCCTGCTGGCCGGCGAAGGAGGCGTCGGGCAGGTCCTCGGCGGTCGCCGAGGAGCGCACGGCGACGAACGGTTCGTCCTCGAAGGCGTCGTACGCACTGAGGACCTCCTCGCGCAGCTCCTCGGGAAACGACGTCCCGAGGATGAGCTCCTTCGCACGCTCCGCGGCGCCGGCGAGGGCCTTGGAGTCCTCGACGTCGACGTCGACGGCGGCGTCGAGTTCCCCGTCGATCCCGGCGTTCTCGACGAACTCGCGGTAGGTCCCCGCGGTGACGATGAACGCCGACGGAACCGGAAGCCCCGCACCCGTCAGCTCCCCCAGCGAGGCGCCCTTCCCGCCGACGGTCTCGAGGTCGTCCGAACCGATGTCCTCCAGCCAGGTTACTGCCATTTACGTTCGGGAGCACACCGAGGCCGGTAAAGAAGGTTGCGACCGTGTCGAACTTTCGTGTAACAAACCACTCGAATCCGAGTGAACCTCGGCTACGCCTCGACGATCTCTTCCTCGCCCGAGTCGGGAAGCCGGAGCGTCCCCGAGAGCGCGCTCTCGGCCCGGCCGCCGACCCGAACCGCCCCGTCGACCCGAACGCGGACCTCGCCCGGCCGGTCGAGGAAGTGACCCTGCTCGAAGCACATCTCGTCGGGGAGGTCGTCGCCGAACGCATCGAACCGACGGAGGTACGCACCCGCCGCTCCGCTGGCCGTGCCCGTCACCGGGTCCTCGGGGATTCCCGCGGACGGCACGAACGCCCGGGCGTGGAGCGTCGAGTCGGTTCCGAGCGTGTCGAAGGTGAACGCGTAGAGGCCGGCCGCGTCGACCGCCGAACAGAGGGCCTCGATCGCACCGTGGTCGGGCTCGACGTCGCCGAGGGTCGCGAGGAAGTTCACCGGCACGACCAGGAAGGGGAGCCCGGTCGAGGCGACCGCCAGCGGCAGGTCCCTCCCGACGTCAGCGAGCGCCGCGGGATCGATCCCCAGCGCGGCCGCGACCCGCTCGTAGTCGAGGTCGACGCGCTCGACGCTCGGCTCGTCCTGGCTCATCCAGACGACGCCCGCCTCGGTGACCTCGACGTCGAGCACCCCGACGTTCGTCTCCAGGCTGTGGGTACCCGCGTCGATCTCCCCCTCCTCGAAGAGGCGGGCGTGGCTCGCGATCGTCGCGTGACCACAGAGATCCACCTCCGTGGCGGGCGTGTAGTAGCGGATCCGACGGTCCGCACGGTCGCTCTCGGTCAGGAACGCGGTCTCGCTCACCGCGAGTTCGCGCGCGACCGCCAACCGCTGGTCGTCGGTCAGTCCCCCCGCCTCGGGGACGACCCCCGCGGCGTTGCCCGAGAGCGGCTCGTCGGTGAACGCGTCGACGACGGCGACGCGGAGCGCTCGGCTCTCCTCGGTCATCCTCGGGGGGATGTGCGCCGACACAATAGGTGTACGGTTCGAACCCGTGATCGGGCGGCGTCCGGCCGCTTCTCAGAGGGCCGCCTGCCTCCCGTCCGCCGATCGGACCGCCCGACGGACCTCGGGGATCGGATCGAGCGTCCGGTCGGTGTCGCCGAGGACGAACAGCGCGTAGTAGCGCAGATACGTTCGGATCGGCACCTGGATCAGGAGCGCGGCGAGGATCAACAGGGCGACGAACGGCAGCCCGAGGACGACCGCGACGGCCACGAGCAGCGTCTCCGCGGCCAGCAGCGCGACGGCACCGACGACGACGGCGAGCGGGATCACGAGGACGACCGCGACGACGGCCAGCAGGAGTCCGAAGACGATCCCGGCGACGACCTCGAGTACGAGGGCGGCGATCGCGTAGGCGAGATACTGCCTCCACGCCCCGACGAGCGTCGACCGGAACGCACGCCACCCCGCGATCACGCCGGAATCGCGCACGAGCATGACGGGAACGACGAACGCGGTGGTGAAGGCGTCGACGACCGCGACGAGGACGAGCGCGAGGCCACTCACGAACGCGGCGAGCGCGAACAGGAGCCCGCCTACCTCGGCCGTGGGGAGCGTCCCGGCGGCGAGCAGCCCCGATCCCGCGACGACGGCGATCGCCAGCAGGCTCACGATCCCCAGCGCCACCCGGAAGCCGAACAGCCGGAGCCCCTGCTCGAAGTGGCCGCGGGCGTAGCCCCAGAACCGCACCTCGTCGGTCCGCAGCGACTCGACGAAGACGAACTCCATGACCGAGCCGACGAGCAGGAACGCGAGACCGACCGCGAGGACGGCCCCGACGAGCAGCCCGATGGCGAACAGGTTCTCGACCAGGAACCCCCGGACGATCTCGAGATCCGAACCCGAGGCGGGTTCGGCGCCGCCGGTGCCGCCCGTCCCGCCGCCGCCCGGAACGCTCGTCCCGCCGACGAAGAGGACGATCACCGCGAGCACCGATAGCCGTTTGATCGAGAACGGCGTGAGAAACTCGCGGGTCGCGACCCACGCATCCTCGAGATCGTCGATCGCGTACAGCGCCATACGCGTCGTTCATCCGGTTTCAGTAAAACAGTACCGACCGGTGACAGCTCCGTGCCGCCCGAGAACCGTCGAGCTCCGCCGCAGAACGGAGTTCGACGCCGTTTCACGCCCGCTCGCTTCCATCGAACGACGCCCGGCGGCACTTCACGGCGAGCGCGCTCCGTCGGTCATCGGTCGGACCCCCGACGGTCGGATAGGCGTACCGTCGGGTCCGTGGGCCGGTCGAGCCGTCCGTCTCCGATCGAGGACGCTACTCGAACTCTCCCTCCCTGATCTCCGACTCCGGGCGGGCCGCCATCTGGACCCGTTGTCGGGGAAGGAAGTGGGCGAGGTCGGTCGTGGTGACGATGCCGACGGGCCTGCCCTCCTCGGTGACCGGGAGCTTCTTGACCTGGTTCTTGCCCATCAGTTCACCGGCCCTGCGCACGGTGTCGGTCGGCCTCGCGGTGACGACGGGACTCGACATTAGCTCGCGAACGGACATCCTCGCCGGATCGTGTTCCTCGACGATGCTGGCCACGACGTCGGTCTCGGTGATGATCCCCTCGATGCGGTCCTCGCCGACGACGAGCGACCCGATCCCCCGTTCAGTGAGCGCGCGGGCGGCCGAGGCGACGGTCGCGTCAGCGTCGATCGATCGGGGTGGGGTCGTCATGATCTCGTCGACGGTGGTTTCGATCTCGCTCATCGGAACGGGGTAGGACGACCGCCCACATTAACCTAATGATCGTTAACGACATACTCGCCCGGGTACCGCGGCAACGGGATCGAAGGGAGGGATTCGACTCGATGAGGCACCACTCCTCGCGATCGCATTACCCCCGTCGTCTCTCCTCCACGAGCTCGACTTCGGAGAGCGGACACTCCGCATACAGCTCGATTGCGAACTTCTGGAGCGTGGAGACCGACGGAGACGGGCTGCCCTCACCTTCCGCGAGCCTCCTCGCACACGTGGCTATCTCCTCATGGAACCGTCCCGAATACCGGAGTCCCAGATCGGTATCCACGATCCCCTTCTCGCCGTCCGCGTCGACGAACGTTATCTGTAGCATGACGGTTCTCTCTACCGGATGTATACGTTAATCGTACATATCTCTGATGGTTCCGAGCGGCGACGTCGACCGGCGTCCACGGTCGGTACGACGCTCGTCCCGGGGTTCGGGGTTGACCCAGACGACTTAACTCCGGTCCAGTCGTGCATCCGGCCGTAATGTCCGACCTCCCCGACGAGTTCAAGTGCACCATCACCAACTGGGAGTACATCTACGGTCTCTGTCGCGCGGTGAGCACCGACGTCAAACGCTCGGAGTTCGAGCCCGACGTCGTCGTCGCGCTGGCCCGGGGCGGCTGGTTCGCGGGTCGGTGCATCTGTGACTTCCTCGGTCTGGACGATCTGACGAGCCTGAAGATGGAACACTACGTCGGCACGGCCCAGGCGAGCGACGAGCCCCAGATCCGCTACCCCATGCCCGAGGGATCGGTCGAAGGCAAGGACGTACTCATCATCGACGACATCGCCGACACCGGCGGCTCGATCGAGCGCGCCCACGAATACGTCACCGAACGCGACGCCAACGAGGTACGCACCGGCACGCTCCAGCTGCTCCAGACCAGCGAGTTCGAGCCCGACTTCGTCGGCGAACGCCTCGAGGAGTGGGCCTGGGTCGTCTATCCCTGGAACTTCATCGAGGACATGATCGACCTGATCGGCGGCGTGATGGAGAAGGGCGACGGCGAGACGTTCTCCCCCGAGGAGATCCGCCAACTGCTCGGGGAGTTCCACCAGGTCGAGCGCATCCAGATGGAGATCGCCCAGCCCAACCGGCTGAACGAGGTGCTCGTCGAGATGGAGCGCCGTGACGCCATCGAGCGCAACGGCGCAAACGAGTGGCGTCTCCTCGACGACTGAACGGAGCGCTCGGCCATCGATCCGTCCGGCCGGCGGCCGAACGCCGGGAGAACGAGGTTCGGGAGTTTTGGTCGGTCGCCGGCGGTTTCGGCGGTTCGTCGCTTCGTCTCGCCCCGGGAATCGAATCGTACCTGGCGGCAGGAAGCGTTCCGGCCATCGAGATCTCCCTGGATCCTCGACGGACCCGGTCCGTGCTCGACGTCGTCGCTCGTGGCACGGACGGGCCGATTCCGTGTTCAGTCGCCGTACTCGTCCTCGATGACGACGGTGCCCCGTGCGTCGACCAGCGCGAGCGTACCGCCGTCGCGGGTGAGCTCGCTAGGTTCGAACTGGACCACTATCGTGCTGTCGCTCCCGACCTCGGTGCCCTCCGGGAAGACGTACTCCCCGCCCTGGGTCGTCGTGACCGACCAGCCGCTCAGGTCGATCGAACGATCGTGGCTGTTCAACAGCTCCGTCGAGTGGGGGGGCCGCTCCTCCGCGTCCTCGTAGGCGATCTCGACGAACGTGAACTCCGCGGCGTCGTACTCCTGGATCGGCTCGTCGGCCTCGTCGGTCTCGTTCTCGTCGGTCTCGTTGCCCTCGCCGTCCGACTCGTTCGGGTCGTCGATCGATGCGTCGTCCGTGTCGCCATCGTCGCTCGTTCCGTTACCCGCGTCCCCGTCCGTATCGGACGTGCCGCCGCTCTCGTCGCCCTCGTCGTCGGCCGCCTCGGTCGCATCGTCCTCATCGGTCGTGTCGTCCACATCGGCCGTGCCGTCTTCATCGTCCCCGTCGGCGGCTGGTTCGGCGTCGTTCCCTTCCTCGTCCGTGTCGGATTCGTCCTCGTCAGTGGGCGGTTCGACGTCGTTCGCCGAACTCGAGGTCGGCGGATCGTCCTCGTCCGCGTCCTCCTCGACGGTCGACTTCTGGTCGCCCTCGTCTCGTTCGTCGGTCGGCTCCTCGGTCTCCTCGGGACCGTCCTCTCCTCCCACGGTGTCGGCGTCGGCGGGGCCGTTGCCCCCCCAGCCGGCACACCCCGATAACGTCGCCATCAGCACGACAACGACGACCACGATCGTTTGTCCGTTGTTCGCCCACTTCATACGGTACTGCGCTCCATTATATTATGCAATACAAAACAGTATACAATTAATGTATCGATTAGTGTAATCTATTTGGCGTTCCGTGTGCTTCACGAGGAGATTCCGGTCGGGACCGAACCGTTTAGGCCCGCTCCCGCACGACGGCGAAGTATGATCGGTTTCATCGGCGGGAGTGGGATCTACGACGCACTGCCGCTCGAGAACACCCGCGAGGAGGAGATCGACACGCCCTACGGCGAACCGAGCGCGCCCGTGACGATCGGCGAGTTCGGGACGACGGGGAGGGAGGTCGCCTTTCTCCCGCGCCACGGCCCGGACCACGGCGCCTCTCCGACGGACCTCCCCTATCGCGCGAACATGTACGCACTCAAGACGGTCGGCGTCACCCACGTCTTCGCCTCGAACGCCGTCGGCTCGCTGCGCGAGGACCTGGAGCCGGGCACGCTCGTGATCCCCGATCAGATCTTCGACCGGACGCGCCATCGGGAGATGTCGTTCTACGGCGACGGCGTCGTCGTCCACCAGCCGTTCACACGGCCCTACAGTCCGTCGCTGGTCGATCACCTCACGGAGGCCGCGACCGAGGCGACGGACGCGGACGTCGCGAAGGGCGGGACCTACGTCTGCATCGAGGGGCCGCAGTACTCCACTCGCGCCGAGAGCGAGTTCTACCGCGCACAGGGCTGGGATCTGGTGGGCATGACCGCGATCCCGGAGGCGAAACTCGCCCGCGAGGCCGAGATCGCCTACGCGACCGTCGCGGGCGTCACGGACTACGACGTCTGGAAGGAGGACAGCGAGGTCACCCTCGAGGAGGTGCTCGAGAACGCCGAGCGCAACCAGAACGCGATCGAGGCAACCGTCGAGGAGGCGATCCGGACCCTGCCCGAGGACCACGAGTGTCCGGCCCACTCCTCGCTCGAGGGGACGGTCAACACCCCCTCGAAGGCGATCCCTGAAGGAACGCGCGAGCGCGTCGAACCGTTGCTCGGAGAGTACCTCTGAACGTGGCTCCTAGAGCGGTGCGGTCGCTACGTCGACCTGGTTCGGTCTCGTTCGGTCGCTGGCAGGCCCCTCACTTACCTCGGACGTAGCTCAGCGCCGAGACGTACTCCTCGGGGTCGACGCGTCCCTCGGTCTCGGTGAGTCGCTCCTGGATCTTCGTGGGAGACATGTGTTATCATACTACTCGACCCCTCATAACTGTACTGGTGAACGTTAGCACGGTTCGCGCGTCGGGGCCCGTTGACGAGCGCCACTGCGACGGGAGAACACGAGCGTGTACTCGAAGCCATCCCCGTCGACGAAGCCGCTCGACTCGGAAGGTGGACGGCGGTGGCGATCGCTAGCTCGACACGAACCACTTCCTATCCGCGATACGCGTCGTCGCCTCTCGCCTCGTCCGGTACGAGGCGAGCTACGACGGCTCGTTCTCGGTGGGCTCAGTCCGCGACCGCCTCGTTCGCCTCGCTCACCGCAGCCGGGTTCCGGATCCAGAGGTCGCCGAACAGCTCGTCCTGCTGGAGGCGGACCTGGCCCCGGTGGGAGAGGAAGAGCAGCGCGAGGAACGTCTCCACGCGCGAACCGCCGGTGGTCTCGATCTCCGCGAACAGCACCTCGTCGCGGCCGGCGCTGTACTGGTCGTCGAGCGCCTCGTACACCCGGTCGATGGTCTCCTCGATGTCCTCGCCGTGGGCCGTCCCGGTGACGTCATCGGCGGTGGGCTCGTCCTCGGCGCGGAACTCGTCGGCCGAGTGGTAGTCGAGCGTCTGGGTGCCCCGCTGGAACCCGCGCGGCGAACCGCTGGTGTCGTACTCCCGGGACTCCTTCCACCACGAGTCGCGCTCGGCGTCGCGAAGCTCCCTCACCAGCTCGTCGAGCGTCTCGGGCGACCCGCGGGCCTGTTTGCGCTCGAGACGTCGCTCCATCTCCGCCTCGAGGCCCGCGATCGGGTCCTCCGCGGGCGGGGCATCGGGATCGTCCATTCCCATGCCCATCCCCAGCTCGGCCTCCCAGTCGTCGAACGCTTCCTCCTCCTCTTGCTCGTCCGACGCGAGCATCTCGTCGCTCTTCATCCGGAGCAGGACGCTCGCGTAGAACAGCGCTCTGCCCGAGGTCCGCAGGTCCGCGGCGTCGAGCTTCGCGAGGAAGGCGTCGGTCACCTCGACGATGTCGATGTCCCAGGGCTCGATCTCGCCCTCCTCGGCGAGCTGGACGAGCAGCTCGACGGGCTCGACGGCGTCGTCGTCCTCGGTCGTCGGCGGAGGCGCGGCGTCGAGATTCGCGTCAGTCATCGGCGGGTGCCACCTCCCCGGCGAGGTCGATCCCGGTGACCGCGCTGACGTTGTTCTCCTGCATCGTGACGCCGATCGCGCGCTCGGAGCGCTCGAGCATCGCCGAGCGGTGCGAGACGACGATGAACTGGGCGTCGTCAGCGAGCTCGTCGACCAACTCGCCGACGCGTTCGGCGTTCGCGGCGTCGAGGAACGCGTCGACCTCGTCGAGCGCGTAGAACGGCGCGGGGTTGTAGCGTTGGATGGCGAAGATGAACGCCAGGGCGGTGAGCGACTTCTCGCCGCCGCTCATCGCGTCGAGACGCTGGACGGGCTTGTCGCCGGGTTGGGCCTTCATCGTCAGTCCGCCCTCGAAGGGATCCTCCTCGTCCTCGAGGTGGAGCTCGCCGGTCCCCGCCGAGAGCCGTTCGAAGATCTCCTGGAACTGCTCGTCGATCGCCTCGTAGGCGTCCATGAACGTCTGGCGCTTCTGGCGCTCGTAGGACTCGATCCGATCCGTGATTCCCTCCCGTTCCTCGACCAGCACCTCCTTTCGCTCTTGGAGCTCCGAGAGGTCGGCTTCGACCGCGTCGTACTCGTCGATCGCGAGCATGTTCACCGGCTCGAGCGCCTCCATCTCGCCCTCCAGGCGGTCGATCGTCGACTCGACCTCGTCGTGGTCGGGGATCGCCTCCGGGTCGTACTCGCCGACCTCGCTCTCGAGATCGTGAACGTCCATCTCGAGGCGCTTCGCGCTCGCCTCGAGGCTCTCGAGGCGGTTCTCGACCGAGGAGACCTCCTCGCGAACCTCGTCGCGGGCGTCGCTCGCCTCGCCGAGCGTCCCGCGTAGCTCGCGGCGCTCCTCCTTTCGCTCCTGGAGCTCCTCCTCGAGCTCCTCGACCGCCTCGCGTTTCTCCTCGAGCAGCGCCTCCTGCTCCTCGATCCCCTCCTCGAACTCCGCGATACGCTCGCGCTTCGCCTCGGCGCGCTCCTCGGCCTCCTCGACGCGTTCCTCGAGGTCGTCGATCGCCTCCTCCGCGTACCCCTTCTCGAGCTTGAGTTCGCTGAGGCGGGCGTCGTGGTCGTCGATCTCCTCCTCGAGGTCCGCGATCTCCGCGTCGATACCGTCGAGCTTCGCCGTCAGCTCCGGGATTCGCGAGTCGGCGAGCTCGGTCTCGAGCTCGTCGATCTCCCCCTCGAGCTCGTCGATCTCCGCCTTCGCGCGTGCGATCGACGACTCGATCTCGCTCATCCGCTCGTCGACCTCCCCGCGGTCGGACTCGAGTTCCGCGATCTCCTCCTCGAGCTCGTCGATTTTCGCCTCCCGCTCCGCTCGTTCCTCGCGTTTTCGCTCGATGTCGCTCTCGATCTCGCGCACCTGCTCCGCGGCGTCGGACTTGCGATCGCGCGCGCCGTCGAGGCGCTCCTTGACGCCCCGCAGGTCGGCGCGGACCGATTCGCGTTCGTCCTGTAGATCGGTGATCGCCTCGGCCACACGCTCGAGTTGGCCCTTACCCGACTTCGAGAAGGAGTAGCGCGAGCCGCTGGTGCTGCCGCCGGTCATCGCGCCGCTCTTCTCGACGAGCTCCCCCTCCAGCGTGACCAGCCGGTAGTCGCCCATCAGATCACGAGCGGTGTCG is part of the Halalkalicoccus sp. CG83 genome and harbors:
- a CDS encoding universal stress protein, which codes for MYEIVVGVDANVDRALAQTNAITGLPGHEEIRATLVHVLEDDEGSVEDVESVAEARSALEEAGVDVRAEGAQGDPALCLLDTAERRDADCICVAGRDRSPTGKAIFGSVTQDVIVGTRRPTLVCSAES
- a CDS encoding CBS domain-containing protein; the encoded protein is MSEIETTVDEIMTTPPRSIDADATVASAARALTERGIGSLVVGEDRIEGIITETDVVASIVEEHDPARMSVRELMSSPVVTARPTDTVRRAGELMGKNQVKKLPVTEEGRPVGIVTTTDLAHFLPRQRVQMAARPESEIREGEFE
- a CDS encoding DUF7544 domain-containing protein, producing MALYAIDDLEDAWVATREFLTPFSIKRLSVLAVIVLFVGGTSVPGGGGTGGTGGAEPASGSDLEIVRGFLVENLFAIGLLVGAVLAVGLAFLLVGSVMEFVFVESLRTDEVRFWGYARGHFEQGLRLFGFRVALGIVSLLAIAVVAGSGLLAAGTLPTAEVGGLLFALAAFVSGLALVLVAVVDAFTTAFVVPVMLVRDSGVIAGWRAFRSTLVGAWRQYLAYAIAALVLEVVAGIVFGLLLAVVAVVLVIPLAVVVGAVALLAAETLLVAVAVVLGLPFVALLILAALLIQVPIRTYLRYYALFVLGDTDRTLDPIPEVRRAVRSADGRQAAL
- a CDS encoding PhzF family phenazine biosynthesis protein; the encoded protein is MTEESRALRVAVVDAFTDEPLSGNAAGVVPEAGGLTDDQRLAVARELAVSETAFLTESDRADRRIRYYTPATEVDLCGHATIASHARLFEEGEIDAGTHSLETNVGVLDVEVTEAGVVWMSQDEPSVERVDLDYERVAAALGIDPAALADVGRDLPLAVASTGLPFLVVPVNFLATLGDVEPDHGAIEALCSAVDAAGLYAFTFDTLGTDSTLHARAFVPSAGIPEDPVTGTASGAAGAYLRRFDAFGDDLPDEMCFEQGHFLDRPGEVRVRVDGAVRVGGRAESALSGTLRLPDSGEEEIVEA
- the ppsA gene encoding phosphoenolpyruvate synthase, which codes for MAVTWLEDIGSDDLETVGGKGASLGELTGAGLPVPSAFIVTAGTYREFVENAGIDGELDAAVDVDVEDSKALAGAAERAKELILGTSFPEELREEVLSAYDAFEDEPFVAVRSSATAEDLPDASFAGQQETFLNVDREGLLDRVKECWASLFTQRAIYYRKRQGFDAEEVNIAVVVQRMVDAEKSGVMFTSHPSTGDPRIIVEAAWGLGEAVVSGSVSPDNYVLDRETGRVEEETIATKKLMCVRDEESGETVEREVPEGKRTERVLDDDELAELIELGERVESHYETPQDVEWAIADGDVFMLQSRPITTIAGGEIEEADSSGREGIADGNGQAQGQSGEFAEREERGHDEPAEGEELVHGLGSSPGTVSGTARIVTKLDQLDKVEEGDIIVTEMTTPDMVPAMKRAVGIVTDEGGMTSHAAIVSRELGVPAVVGTGNATTVIEDGQRITIDGERGSVEAGAVASDEDEERVKREAVEEVRPETPVKPMTATEVKVNVSIAEAAERAAATGADGVGLLRLEHMVLSLGKTPGKYIADNGEKAYVDEIVQGIRAVADEFYPRPVRVRTLDAPTDEFRQLEGGEDEPHEHNPMLGYRGIRRSLDRPDVFEHELRAFKRLYEMGYDNVEIMFPLVNDANDVRAARRLMEEAGIDSEKRSWGVMIETPASALGIEGMAEAGIDFASFGTNDLTQYTLAVDRNNEHVADRFDELHPAVLELIGSTIETCREHGVKTSICGQAGSKPKMVQFLVNAGVSSISANIDAVRDVQHEAKRIEQKLLLDSIR
- the mfnA gene encoding tyrosine decarboxylase MfnA; translation: MQRAESAPKPQSFDRVLSSMCTPPHPDAREAAERFLATNPGDPATYAGVAELEERAIELLGEIASLAEPHGYVASGGTEANIQAVRAARNLTAGDVNVVAPESAHFSFRKAAELLGVELRLVPTVDGRADLAALEAAIDAETALVVAVAGTTEYGRVDPIPEIAALAEERDVRMHVDAAWGGFYLPFADREWSFADARIDTMTIDPHKLGRAAVPAGGFLAREQRTLDALAVETPYLESRSQISLTGTRSGAGVASTVAACEALWPDGYREEYERARANAEWLAEECAARGLDVVEPELPIVAADVPEVSFDALREAGWRISRTGAGELRVVCMPHVTRGVLERFLADLDRYVTGS